The window TTCACGACGCGAGCGGTGCGCTGGTCGGCTTCGATGTCGAGATCGGCCGGGAAGTCGCCAAGCGGCTCGGCGTCGAGGCCGAATTCCTCGAAGGCAAGTGGGACGGCCTGATCGCCGGCCTCGATGCCAATCGCTACGACGCCGTCATCAATCAGGTCGGCATCACCGAGGAACGCAAGAAGAAATACGACTTCTCCGAGCCCTATATCGCCTCCAAGGCGGTGCTGATCGTCAGGGGCGACAACGAGGAGATCAAGGGCTTCGCCGATCTCGGCGGCAAGAAGGCGGCGCAGTCGCTGACCAGCAATTTCGGCAAGCTCGCCGAAGCATCGGGCGCCGAGCTGGTCGGGACCGAAGGCTTCGATCAGTCGATACAGCTCGTCTTGACCGGTCGCGCCGATGCGACCATCAACGACAGCCTCTCCTTCCTCGATTTCAAGAAGCAGAAGCCCGACGCGAACGTGAAGATCGCCGCCGAAAAGCCCGATGCCGACCATTCTGGAATCATCGTCCGCAAGGGCGAACCGGAACTGCTCGACGCCATCAACAAGGCGCTGGCCGAGATCAAGGCGGATGGCACCTATGCGCAGATTTCGCAGAAATATTTCGGTGCCGACGTTTCCAAGTGATTCTGCGTAACCGCATGAACGACGATCCGCTCCTTGAAGGTTGAAGCGGGATATGGGCGCATACGTTCCCTCATCCCGCTCCAAGGAGCGGATCGCATCTTCTGAAAGGTTTTTCTTTGCCCGACTGGCTCAACCTGATGGCGGAATCGCTGCCGACCCTGCTTTGGGCCGGACTGATCTTCACCATTCCGCTGACGCTGCTTTCCTTCACCCTTGGCCTCCTGCTCGGCCTCGTCACCGCGCTCGTCCGGCTCTTTGCCCCGGCCCCGCTCGTCGCCGTGGCGCGCTTCTATGTGTGGGTGATCCGCGGCACGCCGCTGCTCGTCCAGCTCTTCGTCATCTTCTACGGCCTGCCGAGCCTCGGCATCTTGCTTGACGCCTTTCCAGCCGCGCTGATCGGCTTCACGCTGAATGTCGGCGCCTATTCGTCCGAGATCATCCGCGCCGTCATCTCGTCGGTCCCGCGCGGGCAATGGGAGGCGGCCTACTCGATCGGCATGAGCTGGCCCCAGGCAATGCGCCGCACCATCCTGCCGCAGGCCGGCCGCGTCGCCGTGCCGCCGCTGTCGAACACTTTCATCTCGTTGGTGAAGGACACTTCGCTCGCCGCCGCGATCACCGTGCCCGAACTCTTCCAGACGGCGCAGCGCATCGTCGCCACCACCTATGAGCCGCTGATCCTCTACATCGAGGCCGCCTTGATCTATCTTGTCATGAGTTCCGTGCTTTCGGCCCTACAGGTGAAGCTGGAGCACCGCTTCGCCCGCTATGGCGGCTTCCTGGAGGCGCGCGCATGATCGAGCTCTCGCATATCGTCAAGCGCTTCGGCACCCATACAGTGCTGAACGACATCAGCGTGACGCTGGCGGAGGGCACAGTCACGGCCCTTGTCGGGCCCTCCGGCGGAGGCAAGAGCACGCTTTTGCGCTGCGTCAATCTTCTCGAAATCCCGACCAGCGGCGCCATCCGCCTCGGCGACGAACGGCTGGAATTCGCGCCCGACCGCAAGGTCGGCTGGCAGGCGGTCCAGAAGCTCCGCCGCCAGACCGGCATGGTGTTCCAGAACTTTCAGCTCTTCCCGCACCAGACGGCGATCGGCAACGTCATGGAGGGCCTCGTCACCGTGCTCAGATGGCCCGCGGATCGCGCCCGCGCCCGCGCGCTCGAACTCCTTGAGAAGGTCGGCATGGCCCACAAGGCCGACGCCTGGCCGGCAACGCTCTCTGGCGGCCAGCAGCAGCGCGTCGCGATCGCCAGGGCGCTTGCCCCATCGCCCCGCGTGCTGCTTTGCGACGAACCGACCTCGGCCCTCGATCCGGAGCTGGCGGAAGAGGTGGTCGAGGTGCTTAGCCGGCTTGCCCGCGAAGGCACGACGATGATCATGGCCACCCACGACCTGCGGCTTGCCTCCCGCGTCGCCGAACACGTGATTTTCCTCGACGCCGGAGTCGTCGTCGAAAGCGGACCGCCGAAGACGATCTTCACGACGCCGGAGCGTGAGCGCACCAAGCGGTTCATTGCCTCGCTCAGTGCGCCGATGAGCTATGAGATTTGAGCGCGATAGAAGCGGTCCTTGGCATTTTCATACCCGAAAATGGCTGGTCGGGCGTCGAGCGTGACCCCCTTTACAAAAGTCCTCCAGTAAGGATTTATCCTGTTTTTTAGCAGGAGACTCCCCATGACATTCGAAACTTGGATCGCCTTCACCGCGGCCTCCACGGTACTTCTCATTATCCCTGGCCCCACAATCCTGCTCGTCGTATCCTATGCGCTTGGGCAAGGCTGGCGCGCCGCGTTGCCGATCGCTGCCGGCGTAGCGGTTGGCGACTTCACAGCGATGACGCTGTCGATGCTTGGCGTCGGCGCTCTGCTCATGGCATCGGCGACGGTCTTCACGATCCTGAAGTGGATAGGCGCTGCCTATCTCATCTATCTCGGTGTCAGGCTCTTCCGCGCAGGCGGCGCACTCGACGCCAAGCCGCGCACGGACGTGGCGTCCGCGGCGAAGATGACCGGGCATGCTTGGTTGGTTACCGCACTCAATCCGAAAAGCATTACCTTCTTCGTAGCTTTCCTGCCGCAATTCCTGGACCGTAGCGCGGATTTTCTGGTCCAGATGACCATCTTCGAGGCCACGTTCCTGGCGCTCGCTTTCGCCAATGCTCTTGGCTACGCGCTTGTTGCATCTAGGGCACGAAACGTCGTCCGCAATCCTCGCGCGATCTGCATTTTCAACAAGGCCGGCGGCACGTTACTCGTCGGAGCGGGGGTCGCGACCGTGGCGGTGAGGTCGGGAAGTTAAGTTCGGAACCGACTAAAGGACAGTGAAACGGCCTGCGGCTTCCCGACTCGTTATCGGGAAGCCGCTGTCCATCTTTGCCGGCGCAAGGCGGCTCAGCCGAACACGATGAGCAGGTCCTTCGCGTCAATCTGGTCGCCAGCGCGGACCAGCACCTCGGCGATGACCCCGTCCTTCTCGGCGTGCAGTGCCGTCTCCATCTTCATCGCTTCGATCGACAAGAGCACGTCTCCGGCCTTCACCGCCTGGCCGGTGATGACCGCGACAGTCGAGATGACGCCCGGCATCGGGGCGCCGAGATGGGCGGCGTTGCCGGCTTCGGCCTTGCGGCGGATGGCGGCGGAAGCGCCGTGCGCCCGGTCCGGCACCTTGATCGAACGCGGCTGACCGTTCAGCTCGAAGAACACCTTGACCATGCCCTTCTCGTCGATCTCGCCCTGGGCCTGGTTGAGGATGACCAGCGTCTTGCCCTTCTCGATATCGGCAAAAAGCTCCTCGCCCGGCGCCATGCCGTAGAAATAGGCGGGCGTCGGCAAGACGTTTACCGGACCGTAGGTCTCGCAGGCGACCGCATAGTCGGTGAAGACCTTCGGATACATCAGATAGGAGGCGAACTCGAAGTCGGTCACTTCGCGGCCGAGCTTCTCCTCGATGGTCTTGCGCTCCTGGTCGAGATCGGCCGGCGGCAGAAGCGAGCCCGGCACGGAGGTATAAGACTCCTCGCCCTTCAACACCTTCTTCTGCAAGGCCTGCGGCCAACCGCCCGGCGGCTGGCCGAGATCGCCCTTGAGCATGGAGACGACCGAATCCGGGAAGGCGATGTCCTTCGCCGGGTTCTCGACATCGGCAACGGTCAGGTCCTGGCTGACCATCATCAGTGCCATGTCGCCGACGACCTTGGAAGACGGCGTCACCTTGACGATGTCGCCGAACATCTGGTTGGCGTCCGCATAGGCCTGAGCCACCTCGTGCCAGCGGGTCTCCAGCCCGAGCGAGCGGGCCTGTTCCTTCAAATTGGTGAACTGGCCGCCCGGCATTTCATGCAGGTAGACTTCCGAGGCCGGCCCCTTGAGGTCGCTCTCGAAGGCCGCATATTGGTGGCGCACCGCCTCCCAGTAGAAGGAGATGCGGCGGATCCATTCGGGATTGAGTCCGGGATCGCGCTCCGTGCCGGAAAGCGCCTCGACGATCGAGCCGAGGCAAGGCTGCGAGGTATTGCCCGAAAGAGCATCCATTGCCGCATCGACGATGTCGACGCCGGATTCGACTGCGGCGAGCACCGTGGCAGCGGCAATGCCCGACGTATCGTGGGTGTGGAAGTGGATCGGCAGGTCGGTCGCTTCCTTGAGCGCCTTGAAGAGAACCCGCGCGGCCGCCGGCTTCAGCAGCCCCGCCATGTCCTTGACCGCGATGATGTGGGCACCGGCCTTTTCCAGCTCGGCGGCGAGCGCCGTGTAGTATTTGAGATCGTACTTCGGCCGGGCGGAATTGAGGATGTCGCCGGTATAGCAGATCGCCGCCTCGCAGATCTTGTCCTCCGCGGCGACCGCATCCATCGCGACGCGCATGTTCTCGACCCAGTTGAGGCAGTCGAAGACGCGGAAGACGTCGATACCCCCCTTGGCCGCCTGGCGGACGAAGTATTTGACGACATTGTCCGGATAATTCTTGTAACCGACGCCGTTGGCGCCGCGCAAAAGCATCTGCAGAAGCAGGTTCGGCGCGTCTTCGCGCACCATCGCCAGCCGCTCCCACGGATCCTCCGTCAGAAAGCGCATCGAGACGTCGAAAGTGGCGCCGCCCCAGCATTCGAGCGAGAAGAGGTTGGGCAGAGCCCGGGCATAGGTGCCGGCGATACGGGCGATGTCATAGGTGCGCATGCGGGTCGCAAGCAGCGACTGATGGCCGTCGCGCATTGTCGTGTCGGTGATGAGCACCGGCTTTTGCGCCTTGACCCACTCGGCGAACTTCTTCGGTCCCAGTTCGTCGAGACGCTGCTTGGTGCCCGGCCTTACGCCGCCATCGATGAAGGGCACGACGGGCGCGGCGATATCGTTCGACGGCTTCGGCCGGCCCTTGACTTCCGGATGCCCGTTGACTGTGACGTCGGCGAGATAGGTGAGCAACTTGGTGGCGCGATCCTGGCGCTTGACTTGCTGGAACAGTTCCGGCGTCGTGTCGATGAAGCGCGTCGTATAGCTGTTGTCGCGGAACTTCGGATGGCCGATGATCGCTTCGAGGAAGGTGAGGTTGGTGGCGACGCCGCGGATGCGGAATTCCCTGAGCGCCCGATCCATGCGGCGGATCGCCTCTTCCGGGTTCGGCGCCCAGGCGGTGACCTTCTCCAGGAGCGGATCGTAATAGCGGGTGATGACCGCACCGGAATAGGCAGTGCCGCCGTCGAGCCGGATGCCGAAGCCGGTGGCACCGCGATAGGCGGTGATGCGGCCATAATCCGGAATGAAGTTCTGCTCAGGGTCCTCGGTGGTGATGCGGCACTGCAGCGCATGGCCGTTGAGGCGGATATCCTCCTGGCGCGGCACGCCCGATTCCGGCGTGCCGATGGCATAACCGTCGAGGATATGGATCTGCGCCTTGACGACGTCGATGCCGGTCACCTCCTCGGTCACCGTATGCTCGACCTGGATGCGCGGATTGACCTCGATGAAGTAGAACTTGCCGGTGTCGGCATCCATCAGATACTCGACCGTGCCGGCACCGATATAGTTGGTCGCCCGGGCGATCTTCAGCGAATAGTCGGCGAGTTCCTGGCGCTGCGCCTCGGTGAGATAGGGGGCGGGAGCCCGTTCGACGACCTTCTGGTTGCGGCGCTGGATCGAGCAGTCGCGCTCGAAGAGGTGAACGACGTTGCCATGGGTGTCACCCAAAACCTGGCTTTCGACGTGCCGGGCGCGCTCGACGAGTTTTTCCAGATAGACCTCGTCCTTGCCGAAGGCGGCCTTCGCCTCGCGCTTGGCCTCCGTCACCTCGCGGATCAGGTCCTTGGGATCGCGGATCGCGCGCATGCCGCGGCCGCCGCCGCCCCAGGAGGCCTTCAGCATCACCGGATAGCCGATTTCTTCGGCAAGCCGCGTGATCTCCGCCGGATCGTCCGGCAGCGGATCCGTCGCCGGCACGACCGGCACGCCGATCGAGATCGCCAGGTTGCGGGCGGCCACCTTGTTGCCGAGCTGGCGCATCGTCTCCGGCTTCGGGCCGATGAAAGTGATGCCGTTCTCGGCACAGGCTTCGGCGAATTCCGGGCTCTCTGAGAGGAGCCCGTAGCCGGGATGGATGGCATCGGCGCCGGAAAGCTTGGCGACGCGGATCACCTCGTCGATCGACAGATAGCTCTCGATCGGCCCGAGATCGCGGGGAAGATGCGGACCGCGGCCAACCTGGTAGCTCTCGTCCGCCTTGAAGCGGTGCAGCGCCAGTTTGTCCTCCTCCGCCCATATCGCGACCGTTTCAAGCCCCAGCTCGTTGGCCGCGCGGAAGACGCGGATGGCGATTTCGGATCGGTTGGCAACAAGGATCTTTGAGATGGACAAGTCGGACTCCTCAATAGACTTGAATTCACGGGAATGCTGCACCCGCGAAATGAACTATTAGCGAGTCACGGAATGAAGTGCAATTTCAGATGCGACGCGAATATGACCCGTTTTCTCACGAGATCAGGCCGAGGCGGAAGGCGATGGCGACGGCATGATGGCGGTTCTTCGCCTTCAGCTTTTCCTGAATGCCGTTCATGTACCAGTCGACCGTGTGGCTCGAAATGTCGAGGACCTTGCCGATGTCGTTCGAGGTCATGCCGTCGGCGAGATAGTTCAGCGCCTCCATTTCGCGTCGCGTCATCTGCACTTCGACGCGCGAGACGAGCTCCGCCATGATCTCCGGGTCGGTAAGCTCGAGCAGCTTCCAGAACAGCCGCCTGGCGATCGAGTCGAAGAGGCTCAGTTCCACCGGGGTGAGATCGACCACGCGGCCGCCGACCGTAAGGTTGCCCATGAGCCCGCGTCGCCCGTGCACCGGGAAGATATAGCCGTCGAAGAGGCCGTGATTGCGCGCCTCCACCATCATGCTCTCCATGCGCTTGCGGTGCGGGTCCGAGCGGAAGGCGGCCAGCGTGTCGCGCCAGCGAAATCCGCGCTGGGCGTGACCGAGATAGCGGATGGTCGGATCGATGACGACGTATTTCTTGCGGATGTAGATCTGCGGCCAATTCTCCGGCCAGCGCCCGGCGAGCAGCAGTCGCAGCGGATTTTCGTGAGGCTTCGGCTGACGCACCACGCCATAGAAGTCGAACCCGCAGCGATCGAGCAGCCGCTCGAACTCCGGCAGGATCTCTTCGCGTGTCCTCATCTCCTCCAGAAGCGCCAGAAACTGTACGAGCAACGTGATATTCATGGAACACCTTCAGGTCAGAACAGGCTGCAGCGCCCTGGAATTTCAACATGAATACGCCGTTCAGAAGCCATTCATGTTGCAACCGCGATAATTCTTCTTACCACGCCCGGTTCTGAACGAAACCTGCAAAAAATCGGAGTCGGGGCAAGAGATAGCGAGCTGTGAGCCTTCCCGCCAACCCTCCCATGGCGGCGGACGATCCGGCCTTCTGATCTGCCCCCTTCCGCATTTCCAGCAGGTTTTTTCACGGGACCGTCTCCGCGCGGCTTTGTCGGTTCCCGCATGGCGAAAGCGCCATCGCGCCGGGGCTGGCGAAGACGCATCGCACCTGCCGCACCGCTCGGTCGCGGCGTCCAATCGATGCCCAAAGGGGTGAGACAGTGTCTTTGTTACAGGTGTATGCAAGAGCGCTTCAGTACCTTGCTGTTCACAAGTTCCGCGTCGGGGCGATCGTCATTGCCAATATCGTCCTCGCCGTCATCACGATTGCAGAACCGATCCTGTTCGGTCGCATCATCGACGCGATCTCGTCGCAAAAGGAAGTCACTCCGATGCTGCTCCTGTGGGCGGGCTTCGGGGTGTTCAACACCATTGCCTTCGTGCTCATCTCGCGCGAGGCCGACCGCCTTGCACATGGCCGGCGAGCGACACTCCTGACCCAGGCCTTCGGCCGGATCGTCTCGATGCCGCTCTCCTGGCACAGCCAGCGCGGCACGTCCAACGCGCTGCACACGCTTTTGCGTGCCTGCGAAACCCTCTTCGGCCTTTGGCTCGAATTCATGCGGCAGCACCTTGCGACCGCCGTCGCGCTCGTGCTGCTCGTGCCGACCGCCTTCGCGATGGATGTCCGCCTCTCGATCGTGCTCGTCATCCTCGGCGCCGCCTATGTGGTGATCAGCAAGGTGGTGATGAACCGCACGAAGGAAGGCCAGGCCTCGGTCGAGAACCACTATCATACGGTTTTCTCCCACGTCTCCGACTCGATCAGCAACGTGTCCGTGGTTCACAGCTACAACCGCATCGAGGCGGAAACGCGCGAATTGAAGAAGTTCACCGAACGGCTGCTGTCTGCGCAGTATCCGGTGCTCGACTGGTGGGCGCTCGCAAGCGCGCTCAACCGCATGGCCTCGACCATTTCGATGATGGCGATCCTCGTCATCGGCACC is drawn from Sinorhizobium sojae CCBAU 05684 and contains these coding sequences:
- a CDS encoding LysE family translocator — protein: MTFETWIAFTAASTVLLIIPGPTILLVVSYALGQGWRAALPIAAGVAVGDFTAMTLSMLGVGALLMASATVFTILKWIGAAYLIYLGVRLFRAGGALDAKPRTDVASAAKMTGHAWLVTALNPKSITFFVAFLPQFLDRSADFLVQMTIFEATFLALAFANALGYALVASRARNVVRNPRAICIFNKAGGTLLVGAGVATVAVRSGS
- a CDS encoding ABC transporter permease subunit (The N-terminal region of this protein, as described by TIGR01726, is a three transmembrane segment that identifies a subfamily of ABC transporter permease subunits, which specificities that include histidine, arginine, glutamine, glutamate, L-cystine (sic), the opines (in Agrobacterium) octopine and nopaline, etc.) produces the protein MPDWLNLMAESLPTLLWAGLIFTIPLTLLSFTLGLLLGLVTALVRLFAPAPLVAVARFYVWVIRGTPLLVQLFVIFYGLPSLGILLDAFPAALIGFTLNVGAYSSEIIRAVISSVPRGQWEAAYSIGMSWPQAMRRTILPQAGRVAVPPLSNTFISLVKDTSLAAAITVPELFQTAQRIVATTYEPLILYIEAALIYLVMSSVLSALQVKLEHRFARYGGFLEARA
- a CDS encoding amino acid ABC transporter substrate-binding protein gives rise to the protein MKLLPTLFAAGLLQLAAFAPAEAGSNLNEIKSAGVLKIGTEGTYAPFTFHDASGALVGFDVEIGREVAKRLGVEAEFLEGKWDGLIAGLDANRYDAVINQVGITEERKKKYDFSEPYIASKAVLIVRGDNEEIKGFADLGGKKAAQSLTSNFGKLAEASGAELVGTEGFDQSIQLVLTGRADATINDSLSFLDFKKQKPDANVKIAAEKPDADHSGIIVRKGEPELLDAINKALAEIKADGTYAQISQKYFGADVSK
- the pyc gene encoding pyruvate carboxylase; its protein translation is MSISKILVANRSEIAIRVFRAANELGLETVAIWAEEDKLALHRFKADESYQVGRGPHLPRDLGPIESYLSIDEVIRVAKLSGADAIHPGYGLLSESPEFAEACAENGITFIGPKPETMRQLGNKVAARNLAISIGVPVVPATDPLPDDPAEITRLAEEIGYPVMLKASWGGGGRGMRAIRDPKDLIREVTEAKREAKAAFGKDEVYLEKLVERARHVESQVLGDTHGNVVHLFERDCSIQRRNQKVVERAPAPYLTEAQRQELADYSLKIARATNYIGAGTVEYLMDADTGKFYFIEVNPRIQVEHTVTEEVTGIDVVKAQIHILDGYAIGTPESGVPRQEDIRLNGHALQCRITTEDPEQNFIPDYGRITAYRGATGFGIRLDGGTAYSGAVITRYYDPLLEKVTAWAPNPEEAIRRMDRALREFRIRGVATNLTFLEAIIGHPKFRDNSYTTRFIDTTPELFQQVKRQDRATKLLTYLADVTVNGHPEVKGRPKPSNDIAAPVVPFIDGGVRPGTKQRLDELGPKKFAEWVKAQKPVLITDTTMRDGHQSLLATRMRTYDIARIAGTYARALPNLFSLECWGGATFDVSMRFLTEDPWERLAMVREDAPNLLLQMLLRGANGVGYKNYPDNVVKYFVRQAAKGGIDVFRVFDCLNWVENMRVAMDAVAAEDKICEAAICYTGDILNSARPKYDLKYYTALAAELEKAGAHIIAVKDMAGLLKPAAARVLFKALKEATDLPIHFHTHDTSGIAAATVLAAVESGVDIVDAAMDALSGNTSQPCLGSIVEALSGTERDPGLNPEWIRRISFYWEAVRHQYAAFESDLKGPASEVYLHEMPGGQFTNLKEQARSLGLETRWHEVAQAYADANQMFGDIVKVTPSSKVVGDMALMMVSQDLTVADVENPAKDIAFPDSVVSMLKGDLGQPPGGWPQALQKKVLKGEESYTSVPGSLLPPADLDQERKTIEEKLGREVTDFEFASYLMYPKVFTDYAVACETYGPVNVLPTPAYFYGMAPGEELFADIEKGKTLVILNQAQGEIDEKGMVKVFFELNGQPRSIKVPDRAHGASAAIRRKAEAGNAAHLGAPMPGVISTVAVITGQAVKAGDVLLSIEAMKMETALHAEKDGVIAEVLVRAGDQIDAKDLLIVFG
- a CDS encoding helix-turn-helix transcriptional regulator, yielding MNITLLVQFLALLEEMRTREEILPEFERLLDRCGFDFYGVVRQPKPHENPLRLLLAGRWPENWPQIYIRKKYVVIDPTIRYLGHAQRGFRWRDTLAAFRSDPHRKRMESMMVEARNHGLFDGYIFPVHGRRGLMGNLTVGGRVVDLTPVELSLFDSIARRLFWKLLELTDPEIMAELVSRVEVQMTRREMEALNYLADGMTSNDIGKVLDISSHTVDWYMNGIQEKLKAKNRHHAVAIAFRLGLIS
- a CDS encoding amino acid ABC transporter ATP-binding protein, which gives rise to MIELSHIVKRFGTHTVLNDISVTLAEGTVTALVGPSGGGKSTLLRCVNLLEIPTSGAIRLGDERLEFAPDRKVGWQAVQKLRRQTGMVFQNFQLFPHQTAIGNVMEGLVTVLRWPADRARARALELLEKVGMAHKADAWPATLSGGQQQRVAIARALAPSPRVLLCDEPTSALDPELAEEVVEVLSRLAREGTTMIMATHDLRLASRVAEHVIFLDAGVVVESGPPKTIFTTPERERTKRFIASLSAPMSYEI